One region of Glycine max cultivar Williams 82 chromosome 9, Glycine_max_v4.0, whole genome shotgun sequence genomic DNA includes:
- the LOC100775921 gene encoding uncharacterized protein At4g15970 isoform X2 yields the protein MCKWRGAFCYLDLLMSPLAHMVGYDPKLASVLRNACMKDKTVIITTLNDAWAEPGSIFDLFLESFRLGNQTKKFLNHLVVITWDQKAHARCLALHKHCYQVETKGDNFTGEAFFMTADYLHMMWRRIEFLGTVLDMGYNFVFTDTDIMWLRDPFKQFYKDTDFQIACDFFNGNSYDLNNHPNGGFNYVKSNKRTILFYKFWFNSRNAYPKLHDQDVLNKIKKDSFVSNMKLKVRFLSTSYFGGFCQHAEDFNKVSTMHANCCVGLENKVNDLKILLEDWKKYVALPESKKNQSHPSWSVSCRTSFERAKQKKQKNKGRLRRALVVTV from the exons ATGTGCAAATGGAGGGGAGCATTTTGTTACTTAGATTTGCTTATGTCCCCATTAGCACATATG GTTGGATATGATCCAAAGCTAGCGAGTGTCCTTAGAAACGCATGTATGAAGGATAAGACAGTGATAATCACAACTCTAAATGATGCATGGGCAGAGCCAGGTTCCATATTTGACCTCTTTCTTGAGAGTTTTCGCCTAGGGAACCAGACAAAAAAGTTTTTGAATCACTTGGTGGTAATAACTTGGGACCAAAAGGCACATGCTCGTTGCCTTGCTTTGCACAAGCATTGTTACCAAGTTGAGACTAAAGGTGACAATTTCACCGGTGAAGCATTTTTCATGACAGCAGACTACCTACACATGATGTGGAGAAGAATTGAATTCCTTGGTACAGTCCTTGATATGGGGTACAACTTTGTGTTCAcg GATACTGATATAATGTGGCTTAGAGATCCTTTCAAACAATTTTACAAAGACACAGATTTCCAAATAGCTTGTGATTTTTTCAATGGCAATTCCTATGACTTAAACAACCATCCAAATGGAGGGTTTAATTATGTGAAATCGAATAAACGAACTATTTTGTTCTACAAGTTCTGGTTCAACTCTAGGAATGCCTACCCAAAGTTGCATGACCAGGATGTGCTCAACAAGATAAAAAAGGACTCCTTCGTTTCCAACATGAAGCTGAAGGTTAGGTTCCTTAGCACTAGTTATTTTGGAGGGTTTTGCCAGCATGCAGAGGACTTCAACAAGGTCTCAACAATGCATGCCAATTGTTGTGTTGGTTTAGAAAACAAAGTCAATGATCTCAAAATTTTGCTTGAGGATTGGAAGAAGTATGTGGCATTGCCTGAAAGTAAGAAAAATCAGTCGCATCCTTCTTGGAGCGTAAGTTGCAG GACGTCCTTTGAACGTGCCAAACAAAAGAAGCAGAAGAATAAAGGGAGATTGCGACGGGCATTGGTTGTAACTGTTTGA
- the LOC100780465 gene encoding Bifunctional pinoresinol-lariciresinol reductase 2-like, protein MEKSRVLIVGGTGYIGKRLVKASLAQGHETFVLHRPEIGVDIEKVQLLLSFKEQGARLVSGSFNDHKSLVNAVKLVDVVICAISGVHIRSHQILLQLKLVDAIKEAGNIKRFLPSEFGTDPARMAHALEPGRVTFDDKMVVRKAIQEAHIPFTYISANCFAGYFLGGLCQPGFIIPPMDSVILFGDGNVKAIYVDEDDIAMYTIKTIDDPRTRNKTVYIRPPENILSQREVVQIWEKLIGKELHKSSISAQQFLSSMEGQPYEQQVGMGHYYHVCFEGCLTNFEIGEEGVEACGLYPQIKYTTVQDFMKRYV, encoded by the exons ATGGAAAAGAGCAGAGTGCTTATTGTTGGGGGAACTGGCTACATAGGAAAAAGGTTGGTGAAGGCTAGTTTAGCTCAAGGACATGAAACATTTGTTCTTCACAGGCCAGAGATTGGTGTTGATATTGAGAAAGTTCAGCTTCTATTGTCATTCAAGGAGCAAGGAGCTAGGCTTGTTTCAGGTTCATTTAACGACCATAAGAGCctagtgaatgctgtgaaactTGTTGATGTTGTCATTTGTGCCATTTCTGGTGTTCACATCCGCAGCCACCAAATTCTACTCCAACTTAAACTTGTTGATGCAATAAAAGAAGCTGGAAACATCAAG AGATTTTTGCCCTCGGAGTTTGGGACTGATCCGGCAAGAATGGCGCATGCATTGGAACCTGGAAGAGTAACATTTGACGACAAAATGGTAGTGAGGAAAGCCATTCAAGAGGCTCACATACCATTCACCTATATTTCTGCTAATTGCTTTGCTGGTTACTTTCTTGGTGGGTTGTGTCAGCCTGGCTTTATAATCCCCCCTATGGATTCTGTGATCTTATTTGGAGATGGAAACGTAAAGG CTATCTATGTGGATGAAGATGATATAGCTATGTACACTATCAAAACCATAGATGACCCCAGAACACGGAACAAGACAGTTTACATAAGGCCACCTGAAAACATATTATCCCAGAGAGAGGTTGTGCAAATTTGGGAGAAACTGATTGGTAAAGAGTTGCACAAATCTTCAATTTCAGCACAACAGTTTCTGAGTTCCATGGAAG GACAACCATATGAGCAGCAAGTGGGAATGGGACATTATTATCATGTTTGCTTTGAAGGCTGCCTCACAAATTTTGAGATAGGAGAAGAAGGGGTTGAAGCTTGTGGATTGTACCCTCAAATAAAGTACACTACCGTTCAAGACTTCATGAAACGCTACGTATAA